agcatgattttggttataggttttaggatgcagaaaacagaaaaatcatcagaaacaagaacgtagtcttcaatgaaaaagtgatgcataaggacagtgtgcaaggaaataaggccgaggaaaaggaatttgtagagttggaagagttaccggacatgggtgttacagtgccacaggatgatcatgcacaggagcattatgaggcagagccgcatacaccgggtgtgaggaggtctactcgggagaggagatccacggtccgatactcaccctccttacattatctactgctgacagataatggtgaaccagagtgttttgaagaggcattacagtcggatacacgggttaagtgggagcaggccatggatgaggagatggactctcttgagtctaatcgtacataggagctagtcactctacccaagggtaagaaagctcttcataacaagtgggtttacagactgaaggaggagcacgatggttcgaaacggtacaaggccagattggttgtgaaagggtttcaacaaaaggcaggtatcgatttcactgaaatattttcacttgtgatgaaaatgtctatgattcgtatggtcttgagtatagtggatACAGAGGACTTACACCTAGatcagctagatgttaagacagtctttcttcatggagaccttgaagaagagatatacatgcatcagccgacaggatacgtagCACCAAgtaaggagaacaaggtgtgcagactgaagaagagtctatatggcctgaaacaggccctaaggaagtggtataagaagttcgatagtttcatgtcgggaaacggtttcaggagatgtcatgcagaccactattgttacttgaagaagtttgatacgtcgtacatcatccttcttctgtacgttgatgatatgcttgtggtcggTTCAAGCATGAAAGACATCTCAGATATCAAAAGACAAATCCTGGGtagcaaaacaaatcctaggcatgaggataaagtgtaacaagaaaaataagaaattagttctgtcacaggcagagtacatagccaaggtacttgatcgattcaatatgggaggtgctaagccggttagcactccattagccaaccacttcaagctatctaaggagcaaggagcaaagacacaggaggaacgggactacatggctaaagtcccatacgcgtcagctattgggagtctcatgtatgctatggtgagcacgaggccagacattgctcaagcagtgggagttgttagcaggttcatgaacaaccccgggaaggaacattgggaagctgtgaagtggatccttagatacctggtaggtactaaggatgtagggctgtgctatggtggatcgaaaatcaagctacaaggctacgtggattcagatttggcaggagacatcgacagcagaagaagcactacaggttatgtcttcactctgggtagtgctgcagtcagttgggtctctcagttacagaagatagtatctatcagtacgacagaagcagaatatgttgcggctacagaagcgtgcaaggagatggtatggatgcaaggtttcatggaagagttgggtaagaagcaagtagattgcaagttatacagtgacagtcagagtgtaatatacttggctaagaattcatcatttcattcaaggaccaagcatattgccatcagatatcacttcatacgttcgttactgaaagatggatcgattgctctggagaagattcatacaagtgagaattgTGCAGACAtgttgaccaaggcggtcacacgagacaagctgaagctctgttcagctttgattggtcttcaggcttgaagatagGGAGGTGGTgtactccggatgaagaagacaaatGTTTATatcgatgtgtctccaagtgggagattgttgagaagtggagccacatctggggccaCGCATGACCGGTCATGAagcccgctcgaccggtcgtgaccagtcgtggattggcacgactcgaacttcagcaagcatcagttttttgggtccaaggtgctcgaccggtcgtggggtccgctcgaccggtcgtagttacgcagattcgtttccgaatctgaaCCGGACTGCAGATTTTTGTGTCGCCtcgtaagggtgcgaaagggaagttgccaaaactataaattggggtccctagggctattctagggttaaggtgaatattgaaaaatatttctaaggtgtgggtaagaaattttctctgtacttctaaGGGAGATGTTAGTATATTGCATTGTAATCTTCCTTCTTTATAatgaaagtttgcatccgtggttttttaccctagattgggatttttccacatatatcttatcttgtggtttgttttggattgctttgatttgtttctagtttatatttcttcctgtttatcatttgtaggtgaggcctgagattggatcttagctcactgcgttgttggcgtgctgtgcaacaAGTTTACAGTTCACCATATGAGCGTATCTGTGCCATGTCATACATCATGTTGGATATGACTCTGTCATACCCACTCATGGGTAATTATAAGTGAGTGGGTCTTATATTACTTTCCTTGAGAGTACCTTCTGATGTAAAAGGAATACGCCTTTGTTCCTATCATGTAAATAACTCCTAGTAACCTGGGTTCCTCTTTCAGAAATTAAAGGGTGCATTCCCTGATCAGTTAAAAGGTTAAAAAGCATGCATGTAAAAAACTCCCAAAAGAATATTGACTGGAATGACAAAAAAATACTCAAATATCCATTAGGCCCACTTATACGATCTAAACTATTGATGGTGTTCCACGCCATCCTACTCGTTTCCTTTCTGCTCCACGGTAGTTTGGTAAATCGTTAGGCGAGAGCGGCTCATATTCGACCTTTCTAAAAATCTCTAAAATCGTGTTGATATGGTTACATACAGTAGACCTACCCATCAGTGCCTTTCATAGGGCTCATTAGATCAACTACCTTGGGTGCCAAACCATGACCCACACTCCCAAAACTTGTGTCTAAGTAGATTGCTGCATCGGACACGCTTTGGTTAGTGATTATCCACCATCAATATTCAGCTTGATGGTATCAaacccctgtgggccccaccatgatgtatgtgttttatccacgtggtACATTATTTTGCGAgcttattttaaggaatgagctaaaaaataaggagATAAAAATCTccggtggatcacaccacaagaaatagtgaggattgaacgcttgctgttgaaaacttttttgtgggccacataagttttggatgaagctgatatttgttttttttatcttcatccaggcctatggaccttatcaacatgttggatgccaaataaacattacagtgggccttaggaggctCAGTCAAATCTGTTTTtgtgtcgtgtggtccacctgagatttggatatgcctcattttttgtgctcatgcccagcggacgcggattagctactgacaggttgagcagcaatctggccactgaagtgacgtcactaggttatttaggcccaccatgatgtatgtgttgtatccacaccgtccatccattttgagagaccattttagagtatgaaccaaagattgaggtagatccaaatatcaagtggaccccaccacagaaaacagtggagatttaatacctaccattaaaaacttcttgggggccacaaaagtttttgatcaagctgatatttgtgttttcccttcatccatgccctaaaccctaaaccctaaaccctaaactcataaACAGGTTTAAGATCAAATAAACTGTGGGCGTCACTATCTCAACTGTTCTCTATGGTGGTTTTCACTTAGATATGGATCCACTTCggtttttagctcatgctctgagatgatctctccaaatggatggacggtgttgatacaacacatacatcacggtggggctacAAAAcccggtgacgtcacttcagtagcgaatctCGCTACCGAACCagtaagtatctaatccgcgtccaaagtgagctggcaaaatggatggacggtctgtaTAAAATGCATAAAGCGGTTCACCATCCAAAACCGCGTCCAATCGCCTCTATCTCTTACAGCGTATGACCCACCAATCAAATTTGGCCACGTCATTTCATCACCGAagtgcaatccgcgtccacgggAACAGTCATTTTTTAAAGGAAATCAGTTACAAGATGTAACCAACTCATGTTGCATGGATAACAAACCCCCcctctgtctctttctctctctctctctctctctctagccatGGAGCCAAGAACCAGTCTCCTTCTCTATCTCTCATCTCTCCTCCTCTTCCACTTCATAGACGCCCAATGTGTGGACGGCGACATCAAACGGCGCATGTTCCCTGCTGAGGTCCAACCAACATCCTGCAACACCGACGTCATAATCCGAGAGATATGCGAACACACAAAAAACCCCGACGTCTGCATCTCATCCATTAGCCCGTACCTGCCCAACATTGGCGATGTCGATGCCACCACCATCCTTGGCTTGCAGATTAAGGCGTGCACTAACTACACCAATGTTGCCATAAGCGCCGTCGAGCAAATGGTTAAAGACCCAAAAACGCCACCATTGATGATGGGCTGCCTCAAGGTTTGTCGAGAGAGTTACGGTAATGCGCTTAACGACCTTCAATCTGCAGTGAAAGCGATCGAAGCCCACGATTCAGGCACGTTGAATAGTATGCTGAGCGCGGTGTTGACCGACATTGGCACCTGTGAGGATGCGTTCACTGAGCGGCCTGGGCTCAAGTCACCAATGGCTAGCCAGGATAACATGCTTTCGAAGCTGGCTAGCAATTGTCTTGCCATTGCCGCgttgatcaaatgatcctattctctctctctctctctctctctctctctctctctctctctctctctctctctctctctctctaccctagGAAGAGTTTTGCAAATTTTACCTTTGAAATTCTTAAGATTTCTGATTTTCGCAGAAAAGACCTTTAACCTGTTCGGAGTCCCAAGACAATTTTTTAAGGAATAAATGACCTAAATGTATGtcaatttcttcttcttattattattatttattctcTACAATAGTGGAGTGGGGCCACATGATGTGTATACAGGTACAACCCATTCAacaggtggaacccaccttgatgatgacaggacgcaaaaatcaggccaatccagtcaTTATGCCAGCCAACCATGAGTGATAATTGGATTAGCCTGATTGTTGCACttgttggatgatttggatggttatacatacacaaaataaataaataaatagatgaaagtattttggtcattttaccTCTTAAAAAAGTTTTTGGGAATTTAATTATAATCAAGGTCTTTAATAAAAATCATAAATCTTAAGGATTTCTACGTAAAAATCAGAAGTTTTTGTGTAGAAATGAAAGGATGCTAAAACAGATTGTAGTAACGAAAAGAGtctggaaataaaaaaaaattctttcattttcttttactaATTATTTTTTTGGAGTTTAAAGGCTACAATAATTCCTGTATGTGGATTGATGTAGTATCATACTGTGGaattatttataattttcttactttgagttaagttaaataattatggATTGATGTAATATCAAACTgttgaattatttatcttagtATGTGCTTTGAGATTTTAAAATTTGTGGACTAAAAGTTAAATAATTATGGATTGATGTAATATCAAACTgttgaattatttatcttagtATGTGCTTTGAGATTTTAAAATTTGTGGACTATGGTGggaggaaatgaaatgaaatgaatattTCCTTGTGGTACTTTTTCTTAGATCATGGGTCTGAAATTTGGCTCCTAAATACCCTATTTGGGTACCCGAATTTTGGAGTGTGACACCAAGCCTCCAAGGTTTGTGCCTTTTTTGTCACTCTCTTCGAGCTCTCTTTTATGCCAAACCAATGTACGCTTGGGAGAGCAGATCATTGCTGGACTAAGGCTTCATCATCCCCTATGCAAATGGCTATTCTCTTCTGTTGGGATTGCTCGCATGCCTTATCTTCTAGGAAGTATGGAAGGAATGAAACGGGAGCATATTTGATGGGGTTCGTATGAACGATGGTTGAATTATTGATCACATTTGCAATTAGCTGAGCTAGATTGGAGCAAACCTTCCCTTGCCACCCTCTATGTCTCTCTCTCATCAGATTTTTATACAAGCTTTGAGGATAGAAGGTTTGGTCTCTTTGTGAGTCAACCTCATGGTGATGAGTTGGCTTAAACCAAAGGTCGGATGGGTCAAGCTTAATGTGGACAACTCGTCCTAAGGGAACCCGATTGGGCCTTTCTGGTGGAGGCAGTCATCAAggatagttttggcaacttcatCTTTGCCTTCTCGGTTGGCTATGGTATGGGGACAAATACTCGGGCTGAGGCATGTTTTATGGTCGAGGGATGGTCGAGGGACTCTCCTTTTATTTGGACTAGGGTTTTCGTAGAATCGTTGCAGAGAGTGACTCTAAAGCTATAGTGGACGTGGCGTCTACGGGGCTCTTCAATTCTTGGAAGTCGTGGTATTGGAGCGCCCGTTTGCATTTTCTCCTCCATAGGGCTGAAGTCATAGTAAAGTATACAGTGAGGGAGGCTAATGGGTTGACCCCTCGGCAAAGATGGGGAGCGATTCCCAAGAGGCCataattttcaatggtttgttagaGCTTCCTCACCACATTCGAGGGGAAATCTTTCGTGATAAGGTGGGGCTGGGGAATGTTTCTAAGGGGGGTATAAATGATAAAGGTTTTTTGTTTCTTCTCTTTGTTTGGCGCGCATATGATAGGCAACCTCTAGCCATGTTTTCAGATAGAGGCAGCCCAAAGTGTAGGTACCTATAGCCTTCTCTTCATCAATAAGACTGGCTTAaacttctaaaaaataaaaattgcaagtaTTCACTTGATGGGTAACATCCAACTGCAAGCAGAATACACCAATGCCTTGTAGGTACACTCGCAACTGAAAACATTTCCACTGCAACCCACTTGCGAACATCCACTTGCATTTGAGGCTAGAGAAGCCAGAAAAATGAGTGTATAATAACTCATGCCTCTATCATCACCTTCCGGTGCCAAACGAACTAGTGCTAGCTGCTCTCTCCCACAGACCACCCAGAGATAAACACAAAAAGGAGGGACCCATCTTCGGGGGATCGCCAACAAAGCATTTGTTGACAAAACTTCAAGCAGAGGTAGGAAAATCGTTGCCTTGAACATCCGGGACATGAGGCCTAAACAACAGCATGGGATCAACCTAGATTATGGAGGGGTTGGTCTTTTCAGATAACACCCATTCCTGAACTATCTAAGGAAACCAAATTCTAGATCTCTTTGCATCTGAATAATCAATTTTACATCCCATTGCTCCCAAGTTTTACCAGACCATCCGTAACAAGATTACCTTCTCTCAATGTGTGGGCAATTCTAAAGTTAACCTTCGATTTCAATCACCCATTGATTCCTACTAGGTGCCAGATTGACCAAGGACATGACACATTGGCTTAGAGATGACCTCTAATATGACTTTAGAGTCATGCTCAACAATGATGTTGTTAAGGCCAAGTTCCTCACAAATCCTCAAACCATGAAGAAACGCCAGAGCTTCTACCACGATGTTTAATACCCTCTCATAAGAGTTGTTGAAAGCAAATTAAGACAACAATATTGGCCTAGCCAAACAAGATCATGGTAGGCTTGACCTCGACAGGTATCTAATTTGGAACTTGTTGGttctaatatgtgtgtgtgtgtgtgtgtgtgtgtgtattaaaattagaaataataaaagaagaatatGAAGAGCTAAGGTACGTTACAGTCGCAGTCTTAAAGACAGATTTACCCCCACAGGAAGATTCCATATGCACTACGTTCCAGTAAGTCTGTCTCCTGGATACAAAAACTCTCCTCCAATATGAACGATATCGATCAGGTATACTCACAATCTTAGCCATATGAACCCAATAATGCTGAAATTGATCTGTGCTCGATTAAAAGTTGCAGAACGAGGCTAGAGGAAAACCATAGAGATAAGAGAATTTTTAGATGATTTTACAATAGGGAAAAGAagcctttatatatataaaaagtagGTAGTCGTTGAGGCTTGAAGCGTATGGGAGCGGCATAATAAATGCATCTCGACACATGTCGGCTCATTAATTATTAGGTATGTGCATGAAAACTCTGTCTTCATGTGTATGAGTGAGACAAAGCATAGGTATAAAAATAAAAGTGCTCGTTCAAAGACACACCACACCGCACCGTGCTAGCCTCGCTACACAACGACCATAATTGTGGCCCCCACATGTGCACATATGAGAGGTTGCTTGCATGGCATACCCTTATTTTCAAATACAGAGGATTAGTAAGGGTTTTAATATAAaagcttagttttttttttttaacaacttTCCGATGTGAGATAAAATTAAACACAATTAATGTAGGGGGTTAACAAAGGCAAAACAtgaatttacttattttttaaatcttttattttattttaacaatCCTCCATAATTTGAAAATTCAGGAAAAACAAATAGAAAACCAGTTGGGCAATTTAGTGAAACAAAGTGCATCAACAAATGTATCTTAAATATATAAATAGACActtagatccataactcaagtggtagactgagtgaaagatacctcatttcaacactaaggtcttggtatcgattccccagagggagtggctaacagtgaagtgtgaactgacaatgggtgtactaacaagctaaaaaaaaaaaaaaaaaaaggtatattaAATATTGAAGCTTGCCTAGTATAAAGAAGTATGGTTTGTTAGGAGGAAGTAATATAGAGTTTTGAACTAATCCCCCACAATAACAACTCAAACACATCACATGCACAATATTTCAGAGCAACTTGAGTTTTTTAAGCTAGCAAATTATAGTCATATGCTTTATCCCAGTTTTATGAGTGCTCTAGAAAATATCTCAATTCTCATAGAAAGTGACCCATTTCcacactcatataggtgagtcTATCAAGGATGTACATGCTACTTGAGATCTCATTGTATTATAGTTATGAAACTCATTATGGACATAGTCCAACCTTCATCGCTACAGGTCATGGCACTGTTACATCATAATAatagagttttaaattttcatATACAGTTTTGATACCAAATCACTCAAGGACTCTTGTTGTACGTTACTCATTGAACCTAGTTCTTGGGATCTTCAATTATATAGCTAGGTTGCGGTCCCATTACCAGTGATTTATCTAAGTGGGACTCAACCCTATTCCTCTTGATGTGTACTCATCACTATCTCTCTAGTTAGCACTTTAGTTAGTGGATCAACTAAATTCTCTTTGGACTTTATAAAGTTAATTGCAATCATTCCATTTCGGATCAATTGCTTGAATAAGTTATGTTTCAGACCTATATATCTGGACTTTTCATTATATGTTTTATTATTTACCTTAGTTATTACAGCTTGGCTATCACAATGCAATGTAATTAGTGCCACTAGTTTACCCCACATAGGTATATTTAAAAGCATATTTTTAACAATTCTGCTTCTGCACCTGCAGTTGCAAGAGCAATGAATTCGGACTTCATCATGAATCAAGATATACAAGTTTACTTTTGAGACTTTTAGGATGCAGCGACTCCTCCAAAAGTAAACACATGACTACTCGTGGACtttaattttataaaatctgataTCCAATGTGCATCATTATCCCATCTAGTATAGCTGGATACCTGGTATATCTAACACCATAGTTATAAGTCTTTTTCAAGTATCTTAGTAAtttattgtaatgccctgaatttttgctattttggattaccaaaaatcctttatatatatatatatatatatatatatcactagcTTACGTTgccacttactgacccttgatgtTTGGGGTGAACATATACGTGGGAGGTACCAGTAAagaatccgcctgatca
This DNA window, taken from Magnolia sinica isolate HGM2019 chromosome 14, MsV1, whole genome shotgun sequence, encodes the following:
- the LOC131225866 gene encoding pectinesterase inhibitor-like; the protein is MEPRTSLLLYLSSLLLFHFIDAQCVDGDIKRRMFPAEVQPTSCNTDVIIREICEHTKNPDVCISSISPYLPNIGDVDATTILGLQIKACTNYTNVAISAVEQMVKDPKTPPLMMGCLKVCRESYGNALNDLQSAVKAIEAHDSGTLNSMLSAVLTDIGTCEDAFTERPGLKSPMASQDNMLSKLASNCLAIAALIK